One Fusobacterium nucleatum genomic window carries:
- a CDS encoding 3'-5' exoribonuclease YhaM family protein, producing MVEKNSKSKKFIDCLLNFQDVKDLELCDDQGVKVSTHTYDVLNISINKIKEKYIGLEEATEKVDFFAITVGIIMHDISKSSIKRNEENLSHSQMMIKNPEYIISEVYEVLNLIEKQVGYTLIKEVRENIAHIVQSHHGKWGKVQPETEEANIVYLADMESAKYHRINPIQANDILKYSVKGLGLTEIEKKLNCSATVIKDRIRRAKKELNLKTFAELLEVYKEKGRVPIGDKFFVLRSEETKKLKKFVDKQGFYNLFMKNPLMEYMIDDKIFKK from the coding sequence ATGGTAGAAAAAAATAGTAAGTCTAAAAAATTTATTGATTGCCTTTTAAATTTTCAAGATGTAAAAGATCTTGAATTGTGTGATGATCAAGGTGTGAAAGTTTCAACTCATACTTATGATGTATTAAATATTTCAATTAATAAAATAAAAGAAAAATATATTGGATTAGAAGAAGCAACAGAAAAAGTTGATTTTTTTGCAATCACTGTGGGAATAATAATGCATGATATAAGTAAATCAAGTATCAAAAGAAATGAAGAAAATCTTTCTCATTCTCAAATGATGATAAAAAATCCAGAATATATAATATCTGAAGTTTATGAAGTTTTAAATTTAATTGAAAAGCAAGTAGGTTATACATTAATAAAAGAGGTTAGAGAAAATATAGCACATATAGTTCAATCACATCATGGTAAATGGGGCAAAGTACAACCTGAAACAGAAGAGGCTAATATAGTTTATTTAGCAGATATGGAGTCTGCAAAATATCATAGAATAAATCCTATTCAAGCAAATGATATTTTAAAATATTCTGTAAAGGGTTTAGGACTTACTGAAATTGAAAAAAAATTAAATTGCTCAGCAACAGTAATTAAAGATAGGATAAGAAGAGCTAAAAAAGAACTTAATTTAAAAACTTTTGCGGAACTTTTAGAAGTATATAAGGAAAAAGGAAGAGTACCAATAGGAGATAAATTTTTTGTTTTGAGATCAGAGGAAACAAAAAAGTTAAAAAAATTTGTTGATAAACAAGGTTTTTATAATTTATTTATGAAAAATCCACTTATGGAGTATATGATAGATGACAAAATTTTTAAAAAATAA
- the dxs gene encoding 1-deoxy-D-xylulose-5-phosphate synthase, producing the protein MNGELTKKCEEIRKQLIEVVSRNGGHLGPNLGVVELTVCLDEVFDFKEDIVLFDVGHQAYVYKILTDRAEKFDTIRTRKGISPFLDPNESSYDHFVSGHAGTALPAAVGFAIANPDKKVIVIVGDASISNGHSLEALNYIGYKKLENILVIVNDNEMSIGENVGFISKFLKKVISSGKYQNFREDVKSFINRIKADRVKRTLERLERSIKGYVTPFYALESLGFRFFNVFEGNNVKKLLPMLKKVKDLKGPIILLVKTEKGKGYCFAEENKEKFHGIAPFNIETGNTYKSSVSYSEVFGNKILELGKKDKDIYTLSAAMIKGTGLHKFSEEFPERCIDTGIAEGFTVTLSAGLAKSGKKPYVCLYSTFIQRAVSQLIHDVSIQNLSVRFIIDRSGIVGEDGKTHNGIYDLSFFLSIQNFTVLCPTTAKELEQALEISKDFNSGPLVIRIPRDSIFDIEDKKPLEIGRWKEIKKGSKNLFIATGTMLKIILEIYDELRIRGIDCTIVSAASVKPLDENYLLNYIKEYDNIFVLEENYVKNSFSTSILEFLNDNGIQKLIHRIALKSAIIPHGKREELLKEEKLMGESLIERIEELIYGRKK; encoded by the coding sequence ATGAATGGGGAACTTACAAAAAAATGTGAAGAAATTAGAAAACAATTAATAGAGGTTGTAAGTAGAAATGGTGGACATTTAGGTCCAAATCTCGGAGTTGTTGAACTGACAGTTTGTTTAGATGAAGTTTTTGATTTTAAAGAAGATATTGTACTTTTTGATGTTGGACACCAAGCTTATGTATATAAGATATTAACTGATAGAGCTGAAAAGTTTGATACTATAAGAACAAGAAAGGGGATCTCACCTTTTCTTGATCCAAATGAAAGTAGTTATGATCATTTTGTATCAGGACATGCAGGTACAGCACTTCCAGCAGCAGTTGGTTTTGCAATAGCAAATCCAGATAAAAAAGTTATTGTAATTGTTGGAGATGCATCTATATCAAATGGACATTCATTAGAAGCATTAAATTACATAGGTTATAAAAAATTAGAAAATATATTGGTTATTGTGAATGACAATGAAATGTCTATTGGAGAAAATGTTGGTTTTATATCAAAATTTTTAAAAAAAGTAATATCAAGTGGGAAATATCAGAATTTTAGAGAAGATGTAAAATCTTTTATTAATAGAATAAAAGCAGATAGAGTAAAGAGAACACTTGAAAGATTGGAAAGATCAATTAAGGGCTATGTAACACCATTCTATGCTTTAGAAAGTTTAGGATTTAGATTTTTTAATGTATTTGAAGGGAATAATGTAAAAAAACTTTTACCCATGTTAAAAAAGGTAAAAGATTTAAAAGGACCTATTATTCTATTGGTAAAAACAGAAAAAGGAAAAGGCTATTGTTTTGCAGAAGAGAATAAAGAAAAATTCCATGGAATAGCACCTTTTAACATAGAAACAGGAAATACGTATAAGAGTTCAGTTTCATATTCAGAAGTTTTTGGAAATAAAATTTTAGAGTTAGGAAAAAAAGATAAGGATATATACACCCTTTCAGCAGCTATGATAAAGGGAACAGGACTACATAAATTTTCAGAAGAATTTCCTGAAAGATGTATAGATACAGGAATAGCAGAGGGATTTACAGTGACTCTTTCAGCAGGACTAGCAAAGTCAGGAAAAAAACCTTATGTATGCCTTTATTCAACTTTTATCCAAAGAGCAGTAAGTCAGTTAATACATGATGTATCTATTCAAAATCTATCAGTTAGATTTATTATAGATAGAAGTGGAATTGTTGGAGAGGATGGAAAAACTCATAATGGAATTTATGATCTATCTTTCTTTTTATCAATTCAAAATTTTACTGTATTATGTCCAACAACAGCTAAGGAACTTGAACAGGCACTTGAAATATCTAAAGATTTTAATTCAGGTCCATTGGTTATAAGAATACCAAGAGATAGTATATTTGATATAGAAGATAAAAAGCCATTGGAAATTGGAAGATGGAAAGAGATAAAAAAAGGAAGCAAAAATTTATTTATAGCAACAGGAACCATGCTAAAAATAATCTTAGAAATATATGATGAGTTAAGAATTAGAGGAATTGATTGCACAATAGTTAGTGCAGCCTCTGTAAAACCTCTTGATGAAAACTACCTATTAAACTATATAAAGGAATACGATAATATTTTTGTTTTGGAAGAAAATTATGTGAAAAATTCTTTTAGCACATCTATACTTGAATTTTTAAATGATAATGGAATACAAAAGCTAATTCATAGAATAGCTTTAAAGTCTGCTATTATTCCACATGGAAAAAGAGAAGAATTACTAAAAGAAGAAAAGTTAATGGGAGAAAGTTTAATAGAAAGAATAGAGGAACTTATTTATGGTAGAAAAAAATAG
- the yhbY gene encoding ribosome assembly RNA-binding protein YhbY → MNSKKRAFLKKKAHNLEPMVRIGKDGLNQNIVQSILDAIASRELIKVKILQNCEEEKTIIYSKLMDIKDFEVVGMIGRTIIIFKENKENPSISLEWENI, encoded by the coding sequence ATGAATAGTAAAAAGAGAGCTTTTTTAAAAAAGAAAGCACATAATTTAGAGCCTATGGTTAGAATAGGTAAAGATGGATTAAATCAAAATATAGTACAAAGTATACTTGATGCGATAGCTTCAAGAGAACTTATAAAAGTTAAAATTTTACAAAATTGCGAAGAAGAAAAAACTATAATTTATTCAAAATTGATGGATATTAAAGATTTTGAAGTAGTAGGAATGATAGGAAGAACTATAATTATTTTTAAAGAAAATAAAGAAAATCCGAGCATATCATTAGAATGGGAAAATATATAA
- a CDS encoding ribonuclease J yields the protein MKKEKQKKQTQLKEHKISIHNKIMSIKDDVQNLKTKKTKKKVEKKVIEKVKKQKEEVKKTEVIQKNTKKIKVSKKDLDKMYVIPLGGLEEVGKNCTIIQYKDEIIIVDAGAIFPDENLPGIDLVIPDYTFLENNKSKVKGLFVTHGHEDHIGGIPYLYEKIEKDTVIYGGKLTNALIKSKFENFGVKKALPKMVEVGSRSKVSVGKYFTVEFVKVTHSIADSYCLSVKTPAGHVFLTGDFKIDLTPVDNEKVDFMRLSELGEEGVDLMLSDSTNSEVEGFTPSERSVGDAFRQEFQKATGRIVVAVFASHVHRIQQIIDTAAQFKRKIAIDGRSLLKVFEIAPSVGRLNIPQNLLIPISSVDKYDDDEIVILCTGTQGEPLAALSRIAKNMHKHIALREGDTVIISSTPIPGNEKAVSTNINNILKYDVDLVFKKIAGIHVSGHGSKEEQKLMLNLISPKHFMPVHGEYRMLKAHMKSAIETGVPKDNILLTQNGDKVEVTKEYAKINGKVNSGEILVDGLGVGDIGSKVIKDRQQLSEDGIVIVAYSIDKETGKIVSGPEMSTKGFVYYKDSEDTIKEAQDLLSKKISKNETYLGRDWADLKGNVRDLLSRFFYEKLKRNPIILPMLLEI from the coding sequence ATGAAGAAGGAGAAACAGAAGAAACAAACACAGTTGAAGGAACACAAAATTAGTATTCATAACAAAATAATGAGTATAAAGGATGATGTTCAAAATTTAAAAACTAAGAAAACAAAAAAGAAAGTAGAAAAAAAAGTAATAGAAAAAGTAAAAAAACAAAAAGAAGAAGTTAAAAAGACTGAGGTAATTCAAAAAAATACTAAAAAAATTAAAGTTTCAAAAAAAGATTTAGATAAGATGTATGTTATTCCATTAGGTGGTTTAGAAGAAGTTGGAAAAAATTGTACTATAATTCAATATAAAGATGAAATAATTATTGTAGATGCAGGAGCAATATTTCCAGATGAAAATTTACCTGGTATAGACTTAGTAATTCCAGATTATACTTTTTTAGAAAATAATAAGTCTAAAGTGAAGGGATTATTTGTAACTCATGGACATGAAGATCATATTGGAGGAATTCCTTATTTATATGAAAAAATAGAAAAGGATACTGTAATCTATGGTGGAAAATTAACAAATGCCTTAATAAAATCTAAATTTGAAAATTTTGGAGTGAAGAAAGCTTTACCAAAAATGGTTGAAGTTGGTTCAAGAAGTAAAGTGAGTGTTGGAAAATATTTTACAGTTGAATTTGTAAAAGTAACACACTCAATAGCAGATTCATATTGTTTATCTGTAAAAACACCAGCAGGACATGTATTTTTAACAGGAGATTTTAAAATAGATTTAACTCCTGTTGACAATGAAAAAGTAGATTTTATGAGATTATCAGAATTAGGAGAAGAAGGAGTGGATTTAATGTTATCAGATTCTACTAACTCTGAAGTTGAAGGTTTCACTCCCTCTGAAAGAAGTGTTGGAGATGCTTTTAGACAAGAATTTCAAAAAGCAACTGGAAGAATAGTTGTAGCAGTATTTGCTTCACATGTTCATAGAATACAACAAATTATTGATACAGCAGCACAATTTAAAAGAAAAATTGCTATTGATGGAAGAAGTTTACTAAAGGTATTTGAGATAGCACCTAGTGTTGGAAGATTAAATATACCTCAAAACTTACTTATTCCAATATCATCAGTTGACAAATATGATGATGATGAAATTGTAATATTATGTACAGGTACACAGGGAGAACCTCTAGCAGCTCTTTCAAGAATAGCTAAAAATATGCATAAACATATAGCTTTAAGAGAAGGAGATACTGTAATAATTTCATCTACTCCTATACCAGGGAATGAAAAAGCAGTTTCAACAAATATAAATAATATTTTAAAATATGATGTTGATTTAGTTTTTAAGAAGATTGCAGGTATCCATGTATCAGGACATGGTAGTAAAGAAGAACAAAAGTTAATGTTAAATCTAATAAGTCCAAAACATTTTATGCCAGTTCATGGTGAATATAGAATGCTTAAAGCACATATGAAATCAGCTATTGAAACAGGAGTACCAAAAGATAATATTCTTTTAACCCAAAATGGAGATAAGGTTGAAGTTACAAAAGAATATGCCAAAATAAATGGTAAAGTTAATTCTGGTGAAATTCTAGTTGATGGTTTAGGTGTTGGGGACATAGGAAGTAAGGTTATAAAAGATAGACAACAATTATCAGAAGATGGAATAGTTATAGTTGCATATTCTATTGACAAAGAAACAGGAAAAATAGTTTCAGGTCCTGAAATGTCAACAAAAGGTTTTGTATATTATAAAGACTCAGAAGATACTATAAAAGAGGCACAAGATTTATTAAGTAAAAAAATAAGTAAAAATGAAACTTATTTAGGTAGAGACTGGGCAGATTTGAAAGGAAATGTAAGAGATTTATTATCAAGATTTTTCTATGAAAAATTAAAAAGAAATCCAATAATTTTACCTATGTTATTAGAAATATAA
- the mrdA gene encoding penicillin-binding protein 2 — MKLNRYKDNDVILGDKRNVRELIFKIIVFSCFLILFLRLLYLQVLQGNEFSYLAERNQYKLVKIDSPRGKIFDSKNRLVVTNGTGYRLIYSLGREENDEYIKEIAKLTDKTEEVVRKRIKYGEIFPYTKDNVLFEDLDEERAHKIIEIANNYPYLEVQVYSKRKYLYDTVASHTIGYVKKISEKEYEALKEEGYTPRDMIGKLGIEKTYDDILRGRNGFKYIEVNALNKIEREVEKVKSPIVGKNLYMGINMELQQYMEEEFEKDGRSGSFVALNPKTGEIITIVSYPTYSLNTFSSQISPEEWNAISNDPRKILTNKTIAGEYPPGSTFKMLSAIAFLKSGIDPKLKYNDYTGYYQIGNWKWRAWKRGGHGATDMKKSLVESANTYYYKFSDQIGYKPIVKTARDFGLGEISGIDVPGEKKGIIPDPDWKKKKTKTVWYRGDTILLSIGQGFTLVTPIQLAKAYTFLANKGWAYEPHVISKIEDLQTGKIEIVSTKKTVLEDYPESYYDIINDALIATVDQNNGTTRIMRNPYVKVAAKSGSAQNPHSKLTHAWVAGYFPADKDPEVVFVCLLEGAGGGGVMAGGMAKRFLDKYLEVEKGIEPVKNTPHTEPKTTNSTIQTSGNQENENSGEGIGEERENEEGETEETNTVEGTQN, encoded by the coding sequence ATGAAGCTTAATAGATACAAAGATAATGATGTAATACTGGGAGATAAAAGAAATGTTAGAGAATTAATATTTAAAATAATAGTTTTCTCATGTTTTTTAATACTTTTTTTAAGATTATTATATCTTCAAGTTTTACAAGGAAATGAATTTTCATATTTAGCGGAAAGAAATCAATATAAATTGGTAAAAATAGACTCACCTAGAGGAAAAATTTTTGATTCAAAAAATAGACTAGTTGTAACAAATGGTACAGGTTACAGGCTTATTTATTCTTTGGGAAGAGAAGAAAATGATGAATATATAAAAGAAATTGCAAAATTAACAGATAAGACAGAAGAAGTTGTCAGAAAAAGAATTAAGTATGGAGAAATATTTCCATACACAAAAGATAATGTACTTTTTGAAGATTTGGATGAAGAAAGAGCACATAAAATAATAGAAATTGCAAATAATTATCCATATTTGGAAGTACAAGTTTATTCAAAAAGAAAGTATTTATATGATACGGTAGCCTCTCATACAATAGGTTATGTTAAAAAAATTTCTGAAAAAGAGTATGAAGCTTTAAAAGAAGAAGGCTATACTCCAAGAGATATGATAGGAAAATTAGGAATAGAAAAAACTTATGATGATATTCTAAGAGGAAGAAATGGTTTTAAATATATAGAAGTAAATGCATTAAATAAAATAGAAAGAGAAGTAGAAAAAGTAAAAAGTCCTATTGTTGGTAAGAATTTATATATGGGTATAAATATGGAATTACAACAATATATGGAAGAAGAGTTTGAAAAAGATGGTAGAAGTGGTTCATTTGTAGCGTTAAATCCAAAAACAGGTGAAATAATAACAATTGTAAGTTATCCAACTTACTCATTAAATACATTTAGTTCACAAATTTCACCAGAAGAATGGAACGCTATATCAAATGACCCAAGAAAGATTCTAACAAACAAGACTATTGCTGGAGAATATCCTCCTGGTTCAACATTTAAGATGCTGTCTGCTATTGCTTTTTTAAAGAGTGGAATAGATCCTAAATTAAAATATAATGACTATACTGGTTATTATCAAATAGGAAACTGGAAATGGAGAGCTTGGAAAAGAGGGGGACATGGAGCAACAGATATGAAAAAATCACTTGTAGAATCAGCTAATACTTACTACTATAAGTTTTCTGATCAAATTGGTTATAAACCAATAGTAAAAACAGCAAGAGATTTTGGATTAGGAGAAATATCTGGAATAGATGTCCCTGGTGAAAAGAAAGGAATTATTCCTGATCCGGATTGGAAAAAGAAAAAAACAAAGACAGTTTGGTATAGAGGAGACACAATACTTCTTTCAATAGGACAAGGTTTTACACTTGTAACTCCAATTCAATTAGCAAAAGCATATACTTTTTTAGCTAATAAGGGTTGGGCTTATGAACCACATGTAATATCAAAAATAGAAGATTTACAGACTGGGAAAATAGAAATAGTTAGTACAAAAAAAACTGTTTTAGAAGATTATCCAGAATCATATTATGATATTATAAATGATGCATTAATAGCAACTGTTGATCAAAATAATGGAACAACAAGAATAATGAGAAATCCTTATGTAAAAGTTGCAGCAAAAAGTGGTTCAGCACAGAATCCACATTCTAAATTAACACATGCTTGGGTAGCAGGATATTTTCCAGCTGATAAAGATCCTGAGGTTGTTTTTGTGTGCTTATTAGAAGGAGCAGGTGGAGGAGGAGTAATGGCAGGAGGAATGGCAAAAAGATTTTTAGATAAATATTTAGAAGTTGAAAAGGGCATTGAACCTGTTAAAAATACTCCACATACAGAACCTAAAACTACTAATTCTACTATTCAAACAAGTGGAAATCAAGAGAATGAAAATTCAGGAGAAGGAATAGGAGAAGAAAGAGAAAATGAAGAAGGAGAAACAGAAGAAACAAACACAGTTGAAGGAACACAAAATTAG
- a CDS encoding LytR C-terminal domain-containing protein: MATKKKKKKKGRAPVLVIVLTIILSILLYFNFRGNNIKLSKDERVLIIGKQNLYAVYEDKLAVKIPFELYIDSDETVEDLVDSQNYENVLEKINAIVPEKLTRYTVIKSGEIKLDVENAKNIPETNIGDRRYILTSSVYAMFKDLYHEKNTVDELNENILVDVLNANGVGGYARKTGELIKTSLGMKYNAANYETTQDQSYVILNDISKEKAAEILDKLPEKYFKIRNKSSIPTLANIVVIIGSEKQINFKIDIYANQEKIKEASEKIKAIGYGNISSLPEKEDTEQSIIEYNKEDYFIALKIAKALGITDMVENSDLENKIGITIK; encoded by the coding sequence ATGGCAACCAAAAAGAAAAAGAAGAAAAAAGGGCGTGCACCTGTACTTGTAATAGTCTTAACAATAATTTTATCAATTCTTTTATATTTTAATTTTAGAGGAAATAATATAAAATTATCAAAAGATGAAAGAGTATTGATTATAGGGAAACAAAATTTATATGCAGTTTATGAAGATAAATTAGCAGTAAAGATTCCTTTTGAACTTTATATTGATAGTGATGAAACAGTTGAAGATTTAGTAGATAGCCAAAATTATGAAAATGTCTTAGAAAAAATAAATGCTATTGTACCTGAAAAACTTACAAGATATACAGTTATAAAAAGTGGAGAAATAAAGCTAGATGTTGAAAATGCAAAAAATATCCCTGAAACAAATATAGGTGACAGAAGATATATATTAACTTCAAGTGTCTATGCTATGTTTAAAGATTTATACCATGAAAAGAATACTGTTGATGAACTAAATGAAAATATCTTAGTTGATGTATTAAATGCTAATGGTGTAGGTGGTTATGCAAGAAAGACTGGAGAACTTATTAAAACTAGTTTAGGTATGAAATATAATGCTGCAAACTATGAAACTACACAAGATCAAAGTTATGTAATTTTGAATGACATATCTAAAGAAAAAGCAGCAGAAATATTGGATAAATTACCAGAGAAATATTTTAAAATAAGAAACAAATCATCAATTCCAACATTAGCAAATATAGTTGTTATAATTGGAAGTGAAAAACAAATTAATTTTAAAATAGATATTTATGCTAACCAAGAAAAAATAAAAGAAGCTAGTGAAAAAATAAAAGCAATAGGATATGGAAATATAAGTAGTCTACCTGAAAAAGAAGATACTGAGCAATCTATTATAGAATATAATAAAGAAGATTATTTTATAGCATTAAAAATTGCAAAAGCCTTAGGAATCACAGATATGGTGGAAAATAGTGATTTAGAAAATAAAATAGGTATAACTATAAAGTAG
- the mtaB gene encoding tRNA (N(6)-L-threonylcarbamoyladenosine(37)-C(2))-methylthiotransferase MtaB, whose protein sequence is MSFSKKVAFHTLGCKVNQYETESIKNQLIKRGYEEVPFEDKSDIYIINSCTVTSIADRKTRNMLRRAKKINPDAKVIVTGCYAQTNSREILEIEDVDFVIDNKNKSNIVNFVGAIEDISFEREKNGNIFQEKEYQEYEFATLREMTRAYVKIQDGCNHFCSYCKIPFARGKSRSRKKENILKEIEKLVEDGFKEVILIGIDLSAYGEDFKEKDNFESLLEAILKVKDLKRVRIGSVYPDKITDRFIELFKNKNLMPHLHISLQSCDDTVLKNMRRNYGSSLIRESLLKLKSKVENMEFTADVIVGFPKEDETMFQNTYDVIKEIEFSGLHIFQYSDREGTIASNMDGKVDAKTKKQRADRLDNLKQEMIVESRKKYLEKNLEVLVEEEKDGEYFGYSQNYLRVKFKSDEKDLVNKLINIKIKCVENDMLIGEKEM, encoded by the coding sequence ATGAGTTTTTCTAAAAAGGTTGCTTTTCATACCCTAGGTTGTAAGGTCAATCAATATGAAACAGAAAGTATAAAAAATCAACTTATTAAAAGAGGATATGAAGAAGTTCCTTTTGAAGATAAATCAGATATATACATAATAAATTCTTGTACTGTTACAAGTATAGCAGACAGAAAAACTAGAAATATGTTAAGGAGAGCTAAAAAAATAAATCCTGATGCAAAAGTTATAGTTACAGGTTGTTATGCACAAACAAATAGTAGAGAAATTTTAGAGATAGAAGATGTAGATTTTGTTATAGATAATAAAAATAAAAGTAATATAGTGAACTTTGTGGGAGCTATTGAAGATATAAGTTTTGAAAGAGAAAAAAATGGAAATATTTTTCAAGAAAAAGAGTATCAAGAATATGAATTTGCTACTCTTAGAGAGATGACAAGAGCCTATGTAAAAATACAAGATGGCTGTAACCATTTTTGTTCATATTGTAAGATACCTTTTGCTAGGGGAAAAAGTAGATCAAGAAAAAAAGAAAATATTTTAAAAGAAATAGAAAAATTGGTAGAAGATGGTTTTAAAGAAGTAATATTAATAGGTATAGATTTAAGTGCCTACGGTGAGGATTTTAAAGAAAAAGATAACTTTGAGTCTTTGCTTGAAGCAATTTTAAAAGTTAAAGATTTGAAAAGGGTTAGAATAGGTTCTGTTTATCCAGACAAAATAACTGATAGATTTATAGAATTATTTAAAAATAAAAATTTAATGCCTCATCTTCACATATCTTTACAATCTTGTGATGATACAGTTTTAAAGAACATGAGAAGAAATTATGGGAGTTCACTTATAAGGGAAAGTTTATTAAAACTAAAATCTAAGGTTGAAAATATGGAATTTACAGCGGATGTAATAGTAGGTTTTCCTAAGGAAGATGAGACTATGTTTCAAAATACTTATGATGTTATAAAAGAAATAGAGTTTTCAGGTTTGCATATTTTCCAATATTCAGATAGAGAAGGAACTATTGCAAGTAATATGGATGGAAAAGTAGATGCTAAAACTAAGAAACAAAGAGCTGATAGATTAGATAATTTAAAACAAGAAATGATAGTAGAGAGTAGAAAAAAATATTTAGAAAAAAACTTAGAGGTTTTAGTCGAAGAAGAAAAAGATGGCGAATATTTTGGTTATTCTCAAAATTATTTAAGAGTTAAATTTAAGTCAGATGAAAAAGATCTTGTAAATAAACTAATAAATATAAAAATAAAATGTGTAGAAAATGATATGTTAATTGGTGAAAAGGAGATGTAA
- a CDS encoding 16S rRNA (uracil(1498)-N(3))-methyltransferase: MLSVVVTEVYDDFILVVDITDINHIKNVFRKVKGDKIRAVDGTNEYLCEIEKIEDKEIKLKILEKIEDKFSLDIEVDAGISILKGDKMDLTIQKLTELGINKIIPISVKRCVVKLDKKKDRWEIISKEALKQCQGVAPTVIDEIKKIDKLNFKDYDLILVPYENEKEIFIKEIFRDLKIKPTKILYIIGAEGGFEKEEINYLKENGAKIISLGKRILRAETAAIVTGGVIINEFF; this comes from the coding sequence TTGTTAAGTGTTGTTGTAACAGAGGTTTATGATGATTTTATTTTAGTTGTTGATATAACTGATATAAACCATATTAAAAATGTTTTTAGAAAAGTAAAAGGAGATAAAATTAGAGCTGTTGATGGTACTAATGAATATCTTTGTGAAATAGAAAAAATAGAGGATAAAGAAATAAAATTAAAAATTTTAGAAAAAATAGAAGATAAATTTTCCTTAGATATAGAAGTAGATGCAGGTATTTCAATATTAAAAGGAGATAAGATGGATTTAACTATCCAAAAATTAACTGAGTTAGGAATAAACAAAATCATTCCAATTTCAGTCAAAAGATGTGTAGTCAAATTGGATAAGAAAAAAGATAGATGGGAGATAATTTCAAAAGAAGCCTTGAAACAATGTCAAGGAGTTGCTCCCACAGTTATTGATGAAATAAAAAAAATTGACAAATTAAATTTTAAAGACTATGATTTAATTTTGGTTCCTTATGAGAATGAGAAAGAAATATTTATAAAAGAAATTTTTAGAGATTTAAAAATAAAGCCAACTAAAATTCTGTATATAATAGGAGCAGAAGGTGGCTTTGAAAAAGAAGAAATTAATTATTTAAAAGAAAATGGAGCTAAAATAATAAGTCTTGGAAAAAGAATATTAAGGGCAGAAACAGCAGCAATAGTGACAGGAGGAGTAATAATAAATGAGTTTTTCTAA
- a CDS encoding Rrf2 family transcriptional regulator, producing MKINTKVRYGLKALAYIAENSTDKKLVRIKEISEDQDISVQYLEQILFKLKNENIIEGKRGPTGGYKLAIEPKEIDLYMIYKILDDEEKVIDCNEMGEGKTHNCNEANCGDTCIWSKLDNAMTKILSETSLQDFINNGKRI from the coding sequence ATGAAAATAAACACGAAAGTTAGGTATGGTTTGAAAGCATTGGCATATATTGCTGAAAATTCAACTGATAAAAAATTAGTAAGAATAAAAGAAATATCAGAAGATCAAGATATATCAGTTCAATATTTAGAGCAGATACTTTTTAAATTAAAGAATGAAAATATTATTGAAGGAAAGAGAGGACCAACTGGAGGATATAAATTAGCAATAGAGCCTAAAGAAATAGACTTATATATGATTTATAAAATCCTAGATGATGAGGAAAAAGTTATAGATTGTAATGAAATGGGAGAAGGTAAAACACATAATTGTAATGAAGCTAATTGTGGAGATACTTGTATTTGGAGTAAACTTGATAATGCTATGACAAAAATTTTATCTGAAACATCATTACAAGATTTTATTAACAATGGAAAAAGAATATAG